Proteins from a genomic interval of Kribbella aluminosa:
- a CDS encoding glycosyltransferase family 2 protein: MRKELRTHWLLAVLLTLGLVLRILATVAYTPAIVYVDSVQYLTNMGKLSPDQLNPIGYDFVLGPLVWLGGLKLVVIIQHLGGLLLGVVIYALARKLTVYRWLSAVAAAPILLDAYQVQIEQNIMAETTFDVILVAILWLLLVKGVPGWRRAAVVGVLVGAAFTVRAIGLVLLIAVVLYLIVVGNAWRKRRMDVVRRTAAAVAGFGIVFAAYGGYYRVDTGRWGFTGAQNEILYGRTATVANCDKLPLNDGTRLFCPKEPLGHRLGVDKYAHDRYGDKNWPGPLPPGTTKHQLAAEFAHLVITHQPLDVTWAVLKDFAKGFAPTRTSSPDDVPLDRWQFQLVYPNLKDPNTAKAAVKWGGSEPHVSHVPAVILRAYQLHGGYTSGTLLGLGVLIALAAVAGLGRAKTSRLRSAALLPATAGVVLLLGSAAFEFSWRYQLPGLIFFPLAGVIGLRAILGKDQARPAMAAYPDTVDTAAAKSLHGTNFAPVVVVIAAYNEAARIGPVLTNMPKTCAGMPVDVLVVVDGATDDTADVAKDHGAYVCIAPANRGQGAALRLGYHLAAEGGAEYVVTTDADGQYDNDELEVLLEPILLDRADFVTGSRRLGAEDADSRLRWVGVRVFAVLASLLTRKKLTDTSFGFRAMRADLATAVTLREPQYQSSELLLGALALGARVVELPMTMRRRGDGSSKKGPGIVYGANYGRVMTTTWLREYLLRRGRRQAWRTPADRTVRTSR; this comes from the coding sequence TTGAGGAAGGAGCTGCGGACACACTGGTTGCTCGCGGTCCTCCTGACCTTGGGCCTGGTACTGCGGATCCTCGCGACTGTCGCCTACACGCCGGCGATCGTCTACGTGGACTCGGTGCAGTACCTGACCAACATGGGCAAGCTCAGCCCGGACCAGCTGAACCCGATCGGGTACGACTTCGTCCTCGGTCCTCTCGTCTGGCTCGGCGGGCTGAAGCTGGTCGTGATCATCCAGCACCTCGGCGGGCTGCTGCTGGGCGTGGTGATCTACGCGCTCGCCCGGAAGCTGACCGTGTACCGCTGGCTGTCCGCGGTCGCCGCCGCACCGATCCTGCTCGACGCGTACCAGGTGCAGATCGAGCAGAACATCATGGCCGAGACCACGTTCGACGTGATCCTGGTGGCGATCCTGTGGCTGCTGCTCGTGAAGGGCGTGCCGGGTTGGCGCCGCGCAGCGGTGGTCGGCGTACTCGTCGGTGCCGCGTTCACGGTCCGCGCGATCGGCCTGGTGCTGCTGATCGCCGTGGTGCTCTACCTGATCGTGGTCGGCAACGCCTGGCGGAAGCGGCGGATGGACGTGGTACGTCGTACCGCGGCCGCCGTCGCCGGGTTCGGCATCGTCTTCGCGGCGTACGGCGGGTACTACCGGGTCGACACCGGCCGCTGGGGTTTCACCGGCGCCCAGAACGAGATCCTGTACGGGCGGACCGCCACGGTCGCGAACTGCGACAAGCTGCCGCTCAACGACGGCACCCGCCTGTTCTGCCCGAAGGAACCGCTCGGGCACCGGCTGGGAGTGGACAAGTACGCCCACGACCGCTACGGCGACAAGAACTGGCCGGGCCCGTTGCCGCCCGGTACGACGAAGCACCAGTTGGCCGCGGAGTTCGCGCATCTCGTCATCACGCACCAGCCGCTGGACGTGACGTGGGCAGTGCTGAAGGACTTCGCGAAGGGCTTCGCGCCGACCCGTACCAGCTCGCCTGACGACGTACCGCTGGACCGCTGGCAGTTCCAGCTGGTCTACCCGAACCTCAAGGACCCCAACACCGCCAAGGCGGCAGTGAAATGGGGAGGGTCCGAGCCGCACGTCTCTCACGTGCCTGCGGTCATTCTGCGCGCCTACCAGCTGCATGGTGGGTACACGTCCGGCACACTGCTCGGGCTGGGCGTACTGATCGCTCTTGCCGCTGTAGCTGGGTTGGGGCGCGCCAAGACCTCAAGACTTCGTTCTGCTGCTCTGTTGCCCGCAACGGCTGGTGTGGTGCTCCTGCTCGGCTCAGCCGCGTTCGAGTTCTCCTGGCGCTACCAACTGCCAGGGCTGATCTTCTTCCCGCTGGCAGGTGTCATAGGCCTCCGCGCCATCCTCGGTAAGGACCAGGCCCGGCCTGCGATGGCCGCCTACCCGGACACGGTGGACACTGCGGCAGCCAAGAGCCTCCACGGCACGAACTTCGCCCCGGTGGTCGTCGTCATCGCGGCGTACAACGAGGCCGCCCGGATCGGGCCGGTGCTGACGAACATGCCCAAGACGTGTGCCGGTATGCCGGTCGACGTCCTGGTCGTCGTGGACGGCGCGACCGACGACACCGCCGACGTCGCGAAGGACCACGGGGCGTACGTCTGCATCGCCCCGGCGAACCGCGGCCAGGGCGCCGCGCTCCGGCTCGGGTACCACCTGGCGGCCGAAGGCGGGGCGGAGTACGTCGTCACCACCGACGCGGACGGGCAGTACGACAACGACGAGCTGGAGGTCCTGCTCGAGCCGATCCTGCTTGATCGGGCCGATTTCGTCACCGGGTCGCGCAGGCTCGGGGCCGAGGACGCGGACAGCCGGCTGCGTTGGGTCGGCGTCCGGGTGTTCGCCGTACTCGCGTCTCTGCTGACCCGGAAGAAGCTGACCGACACGTCGTTCGGGTTCCGCGCGATGCGGGCCGACCTCGCGACGGCGGTGACGCTGCGTGAACCGCAGTACCAGTCGTCGGAGCTGTTGCTCGGGGCGCTCGCGCTCGGCGCGCGGGTGGTCGAGCTGCCGATGACAATGCGCCGCCGCGGCGACGGGAGCAGCAAGAAGGGCCCGGGGATCGTGTACGGCGCGAACTACGGGCGGGTGATGACGACTACGTGGCTACGGGAGTACCTGCTTCGGCGGGGGCGGCGACAGGCTTGGCGAACACCAGCCGATCGAACAGTACGAACTTCACGATGA
- a CDS encoding NAD-dependent epimerase/dehydratase family protein, with the protein MRVLVLGGDGYLGWPTALHLSDRGHDTAVLDNMARRGYDRELGVQSLVPIEDLESRVKAWEQVSGKTVPSYVGDLLDADFVYRVLQEFAPDAIVHFAEQRAAPYSMIDREHAVYTQHNNVVGTLNLMYAIAEINPDIHLVKLGTMGEYGTPNIDIEEGWLEVEHNGRKDRMLYPKKPGSFYHLSKVHDSHNLEFGCRIWGMRVTDLNQGVVYGQQTDQTVRDSRLQTRFDYDAVFGTVLNRFVIQAVLGEPLTVYGAGGQTRGFLDIRDTVECIRLAVENPADAGEFRVFNQMTESYSVSQLAELVAESFPGPVQFEHLENPRVEQAEHYYNVKHTGLVGLGLQPHLLSETLIESMFDIVSANKDRVDPAALLPTVRWKGHLKR; encoded by the coding sequence GTGCGAGTACTTGTTCTGGGCGGTGACGGTTACCTAGGGTGGCCGACAGCACTGCACCTCTCCGACCGCGGCCACGACACGGCTGTGCTCGACAACATGGCCCGCCGTGGGTACGACCGCGAGCTGGGCGTCCAGAGCCTGGTTCCGATCGAGGATCTCGAGTCTCGGGTGAAGGCCTGGGAGCAGGTCTCCGGCAAGACCGTCCCGTCGTACGTCGGTGACCTGCTCGACGCGGACTTCGTCTACCGGGTCCTGCAGGAGTTCGCGCCCGACGCGATCGTGCACTTCGCCGAGCAGCGGGCGGCGCCGTACTCGATGATCGACCGCGAACACGCTGTGTACACGCAGCACAACAACGTGGTCGGCACGCTGAACCTGATGTACGCGATCGCCGAGATCAACCCGGACATCCACCTGGTGAAGCTCGGCACGATGGGTGAGTACGGGACGCCGAACATCGACATCGAGGAGGGCTGGCTGGAGGTCGAGCACAACGGGCGCAAGGACCGGATGCTCTACCCGAAGAAGCCCGGCTCGTTCTACCACCTGAGCAAGGTGCACGACTCGCACAACCTCGAGTTCGGGTGCCGGATCTGGGGGATGCGGGTCACCGACCTCAACCAGGGCGTGGTGTACGGCCAGCAGACCGACCAGACCGTGCGCGACTCGCGGCTCCAGACCCGGTTCGACTACGACGCCGTCTTCGGTACCGTGCTCAACCGATTCGTCATCCAGGCGGTGCTGGGCGAGCCGCTCACGGTGTACGGCGCCGGCGGCCAGACGCGGGGCTTCCTGGACATCCGGGACACCGTCGAGTGCATCCGCCTCGCGGTGGAGAACCCGGCGGACGCGGGCGAGTTCCGGGTCTTCAACCAGATGACCGAGAGCTACTCGGTGTCACAGCTCGCCGAGCTGGTCGCGGAGTCCTTCCCCGGCCCGGTCCAGTTCGAGCACCTGGAGAACCCGCGCGTCGAGCAGGCCGAGCATTACTACAACGTCAAGCACACCGGCCTGGTTGGCCTCGGCCTCCAGCCCCACCTGCTGTCCGAGACCCTGATCGAGTCCATGTTCGACATCGTCTCTGCCAACAAGGACCGCGTCGACCCAGCGGCCCTCCTCCCCACGGTCCGCTGGAAGGGCCACCTCAAGCGGTAG
- a CDS encoding GtrA family protein, with the protein MRALRKTLSRARLLLWAKYSASSVVATVVSQVAFALCYWFGTPALVATLVAWLAGAIPNYVLNRRYTWGRSGQKLPYTMIVIGSAVSAALVTSLTDHLVRGIESHAWKTLLVTGSYFGTYAVLFIVKFVLFDRLVFAKPVAAPAEAGTPVAT; encoded by the coding sequence ATGCGCGCACTCAGGAAGACTCTCTCCCGTGCCCGGCTGCTGCTCTGGGCGAAGTACTCGGCGTCCTCCGTAGTGGCCACTGTGGTGAGCCAGGTGGCGTTCGCTCTCTGTTACTGGTTCGGTACGCCGGCCCTCGTCGCGACCCTGGTCGCCTGGCTCGCGGGCGCCATCCCGAACTACGTGCTGAACCGCCGCTACACCTGGGGCCGCAGCGGTCAGAAGCTGCCGTACACGATGATCGTGATCGGCTCCGCGGTCTCCGCCGCGCTGGTCACCTCGCTGACCGACCACCTGGTCCGGGGGATCGAGTCACACGCCTGGAAGACGCTGCTGGTGACCGGTTCGTACTTCGGGACGTACGCGGTGTTGTTCATCGTGAAGTTCGTACTGTTCGATCGGCTGGTGTTCGCCAAGCCTGTCGCCGCCCCCGCCGAAGCAGGTACTCCCGTAGCCACGTAG